In Massilia sp. METH4, the genomic window CCAGCGGCAGGGCGGCCAGGGCGGCAAGGCCCGTGCTGCCCAACAGGGCCGAACGGCGGGACTGGTTCACTTGCTTGTCGTCTTGCGTGGTCATGATGATCTTCCTTCCGGGTAATTGGTTGATGTTTTTCCGTGTGCTAGATTCGCAGCATTCCCGCTCGGGCCTGCTGTTCGTCATCGCGATGAAGAGCATGGTAGGGGACCGGGCAGCATGTTGAGAATGGGCAAGGCTGCAAAGCCGCTTTGCAAAAATGCAGATCCGCCGGAAGGCAGAACAAGAACACCACCCAAAGGCGCCAATGACGACCGACTTCGACTGGAACGACATTCCGCTGATCCTGGCGCTGGCGCGCTCGGGCAGCATGAGCGCCGCCGGGCGCGAGCTGGGCGTGGACGGCTCGACGATCAGCCGGCGCATCGCGGCGGCCGAAAAGGCCTTGAACCTGCGGCTGTTCTCGCGCGACACCATGCGCTGGAACCTGACGGAGGCGGGGCAGGTGTTCGTGCGCTATGGCGAGGGGGTGTACGGCAGCGTGCAGAGCATGCTGCTCGCCTCCACCCGCGAGGCGGACAGCCTGGCCGGGCCGGTGCGCCTGTCCGCCATCGACTTCCTGTTCGACCATTGGCTCGTGCGCCACCTGCCGGCATTCGCGGAGCGCCACCCTGAAGTGGAAGTGCAGCTGATGGCGGACAACCAGAACATCTCGTTCACCCGCCGCGAAGCCGATTTTGCGTTGCGCCTGGCCCAGCCCGTGGACGATGCCGCCGTGCTGATGCGCCGCCTGGGCGAGATCGGCTGGGCCGTCTATGGCGCGCCGCGCTTTGCCGGCCTGCCGCGCGAGGAGTGGGGCGCGCAGCCCTGGATCGCGCACGAGGAAGCCAAGGCCAACCTGCCGGAGATGCGCTGGCTGGCGCGGCTCGAACCGAGTCCCCGTATCGCCCTGCGCGTGAACAGCCTGTCGACGATGGTGCATGCCTGCCGCGCCGGCGCCGGCCTGGCGCTGCTGCCGTGCATCCTCGGCGAGGATGAAGGCCTGGTGCGGCTCTCCGCGCGCGCCGAGGTGTTCCGGGAGCTGTGGCTGCTGAGCCACCGCGACGCGGGCGCGATCGGGCGCTTCAAGGTCGTCGCGGCCTGGCTGGCGCAGGTGTATGAAGAGAGCCGCCAGCGGCTGTGCACATGAAGGAGGCGCGATGAACATCCTGGTAACGGGCAGCAGCGGCCACCTGGGCGAGGCGCTGGTGCGCGTACTGCGCGATATCGGCCACCACGCGGTGGGCATCGACGTGCTCGCGTCGCCGTTCACGGACGTGGTGGCCTCGAACACCGACGGTGGCGCGCTGCGGGAGGCGATGCGCGGCATCGACGCCACGCACCTGCGGCCGCCGTGCCTCGTGTATGATGGAACGACCGTGCTATTAAGACAATAGCGGCTATTCCACGAGGAGACGGCATGGACCTGAACTATTCGGCCGAGGATGAAGCATTCCGTGCGCAGGTGCGCGAATTCCTGGCGGCGAACCTGCCGCCGGACCTGCGGCACAAGGTGCGCCACCACCTGAGGCTGGGCAAGGAAGACTACGTGCGCTGGCACAAGATCGCCGCCGCGCAGGGCTGGGCCGCCCCCGGTTGGCCGGTCGAATACGGCGGCACGGGATGGAACGCCGTGCAGCGCCATATCTGGGACGAGGAATGCGCGCTGGCCGGCGCGCCGCAGATCCTGCCGTTCGGGGTCAATATGGTGGCCCCCGTCATCATGGCGTTCGGCAGCGCCGGGCAGAAAGCCCATTACCTGCCGCGCATCCTGAACTGCGACGACTGGTGGTGCCAGGGTTACTCGGAACCGGGCGCAGGCTCCGACCTGGCTTCGCTGACGACCACCGCGGTACGGGACGAGACGGGCGAGCACTACATCGTCAACGGCCAGAAGACGTGGACCACGCTGGCCCAGCATGCCGACATGATCTTCTGCCTCGTGCGCACCGATCCGGCGGCGCGCAAGCAGGACGGCATTTCCTTCCTGCTGATCGATATGAAAAGCCCCGGCATCACGGTGCGGCCCATCACCATGCTGGACGAGGAGCACGAGGTCAACGAAGTGTTCTTCGACAATGTGCGGGTACCGGTCGCCAACCTGGTCGGCCGCGAAAACGAGGGCTGGACCTATGCGAAGTTCCTGCTCGGGCACGAGCGCACGGGCATCGCGGGCGTGGGCCGCAGCAAGCGCGAGCTGGGTTTCCTGAAGGCGCTGGCGGCGAAGCAGTGCGTGAGCGATGGCACGCTGCTGGACGATCCGCTGTTCGCCGCCCGCGTCGCCCAGGTGGAGATCGAATTGATGGCGCTGGAAGTGACCGTGCTGCGCACCATCGCGCGCGAGGACAAGGGGCCGGGGCCCGAGGCGTCGCTGCTGAAGATCAAGGGTACCGAGGTGCAGCAGCTGTTGACCGAGCTGATGCTCGACGCGGCGGGCCCGGCGGCGCTGCCGTTCGATGCCGACTACCTGGAAGGGCGCCACGAGCACGCGGCTGGCGGCGACGCGGCTTCCGATCATGCGCCGCTGGCGGCGTATTACTTCAACTACCGCAAGACGTCGATCTACGGCGGCTCGAACGAAATCCAGAAGAACATCATCGCCCGGATGATCCTGGGCCTGTGAGGAGACGGCATGGACTTTGAACTGAAGGAGGAACAGCGGCAACTGGCCGACGCGCTGCGCCGCTGGATCGAACGCGACTACACGTTCGAGACGCGCCGGAAGATCGTCCATTCGCCGTCCGGCACGTCCACGCAGGCGTGGAACACGATGGTCGAGCTGGGCCTGACGGCGCTGCCGGTGCCGGAAGCGCAGGGCGGCTTCGGCGGCAGCGCGGTGGACATGTTCGTGGTGATGCAGGAGCTGGGGCGCGGCCTCGTGGTCGAGCCGTACTTCCCCACGGTGCTGGGGGCGCGCATCCTGCAACTGGCCGGCGGCCAGGAAGAACTGCTCCAACGGGTCGCCGCGGGGCAGGCGAAGCTGGCCTGCGCGTTCGGCGAGGCGCAGTCGCGCCACGACCTCTCCGACATCGCCACGAAGATGACCGGGCCGGCCGATGCGCCGGCGGTGTCGGGCGTGAAGACCGGCGTGGAGGGCGGCGGCCAGGCGGATTGCTTCATCGTGTCGGCGCGCGGCCATGGCGGCCAGCGCGACCGCGACGGCATCGCGCTGCTGCTGGTCGAGGAAGACACCACCGGCCTCGTGATCCGCGACGGCCGCACGATCGACGGCCGCCGCACGGCCGGCGTCACGTTCGACCACGCCCCGGCCACGCTGCTGGCCGGCCCCGGCGATGCCTGGCCGCTGCTGGAGGCGGCGGCCGATTACGGCGCGGCGCTGCTGTGCGCGGAAAGCGTGGGCGTGATGGATGCGCTGTTCGCCGCCACGCTCGACTATGTCAAGACGAGAAAACAGTTCGGCGTGCCGATCGGCAGCTTCCAGGCGCTGCAGCACCGCATGGCGGACATGTTCATCCACCTGGAGCAGGCGCGCTCGATGGCCATGCTGGCCGCCGTGAAGGTCGATTCAGCCGATGCGGAAGAGCGCCGCCGCGTCGTCTCCGCCGCCAAGGCGCGCGTGGGCGAGGCGGGCCGCTTCGTCGGGCAGCAGGCGGTGCAGCTGCATGGCGGGATGGGCGTCACGGACGAGCTGCCGGCGGCGCACTGGTTCAAGCGCTTGACGGCGATCGGGGTGACGCTGGGGGATGTGGATTACCACGTGCGGCGGTTTGCGGGGCTGGAGGGGTTCCGGGTGGCGGGGTGAGAAAGCCGGACTCCGACATTGTGACATCGACTACGGCAGGGAAAACCGGTGTCGTACACCTTTTCTCCTGTGGAGAAAAGGTGTACGACACCAAGGCATCGAGACTTCGAGCGTCCGGGTGGATTCAGAAAAACACGGCGGTCCGCGTCACGATCGTGCCGTTGTTCGTGTACGGCCCCGTGGCGCGCACGGCGCCCGTTTCCGGCTTGCCGTCGTCGAGCTTGGCGTCGATCTGCTCGGCGAAGCTGTCGGGCAGGTTGTCGAAGCGGATGCCGTTGCCGCCGCGGCCGCCGACCACGTCGTTGTAGATGTACACGGCGCCGCCGTGCGCGCTCGTCATGAAATCGGTGGTGCCGTTGAACGAGCCGGTGATGAAGCCGCCCAGCGCCAGGTGCTGGGGGGCGAGCTGGTATTCGGCGATCTGGCCATCGCCATTGCCGTTGCCGCTCGCGCCGGGCACATGGGCCACGGCCTGGGCATCGTCGCCGGGCAGGGCGCGGAACTTGTCCTGGTAGGCGTTGACGGCGGCCTGCAGCGAGGTGGCCTGCTGGATCACGTTCTTGACCTTGGCGTTGTCGATCAGGCTCTGGCCCTTCAGCACGCCGCCGAGCAGCAAGCCGATAATGACGAGCACGATCGCGATCTCGACCAGCGTGAACCCGTGTGACCGGGCCGGGTGGAGCGAAATAGGTTGCAAAGTATTACTCCTAGCTACTATCCAATAGCACGCATCTTACAGCCCCGGTGGGTTTAGCGCATCTGCCCGCGTGTCCGGTGCGCGGCCGCCCCCTCCAGCGCGCGCAGGCGCCCCTCGAGGAAGCGGATTTCGTTGGGGTCGTCGACCGTGCCGGAAGCCAGCAGCGCCCCGGCGACGGCCCGCGCACTGTCGAGTTCGTTCATGTCTTCCAGGATGAACAGCTCGAGCTGGCGCGCCCAAGGCGGCGCGCCGGGCGCGTGCAGCCGGAGGGCCTGCGCATAGCGCCGCGCCAGCGCCATGTCCTGCAGCCGATGGCGCGCTACCAGGGCCGCCTGGCCCATGTCGGGCCAGCGGTGCGCCGGATCGGCGGCAAAGGCCCGCTCCACGACCGCGAGCATGACCCGCACCCGCGCCGGGTCTTGCACCGCCGCATAGACCTGGCTTGCCGCCACCAGCGGTTGCCGGCTGCGCGGGTCGAGTGCCAGCGCGCCGTCCAGCCAGCCGGCAACGTGGCCGTAATCGAGCTCGCGCAACGGGATGCCGGCATCGAAGGCATGCAGGTACAGCATCACGGCGCGGGCCGCCGCCGGGCCGTCACCCAGGCTGGCCAGGCGCAGCGCGACGGCGGGTGGCGCGGCCGGCAGCGCGGCCGCCGGTGCCGGCGGGGCGGAAACCAGGGCGTGCAGAGCACACTGCGCGCCCAGGGCGGCCAGCAGCAGCGCAAGCACGGCGGCGGGAGCCCGGCGGCGCATCAGAATTCCTTGCGGTACAGGTCGAAGAGCGCGGCGCCGCCCAGCAAGGCCAGGTAGATGGCGCTCTGGCCTGCCACGAAGGCGGCGTCGCGCGCGCTGCCGGTGCCGTAGAGCAGCCACTCGGTGCGCGCGAAAGCGTCGAGCCGGGGCAGCACGAAGGCGAGCAGGTCGGTGCCGGCCGCGATCACCCGCTGGCCGGCGTCCTGCGCCGCGCCGTGCCCGGCCTGCTGCAATGCCGTCACGCTGCGCGCGAGCAGGTAGAAACCCGCAGTGGCGGAAAGCGAGGGCAGCGCATGCTGCAAGCTGAGGGTGCAGAACACGCCGAACGCGGCCACGATCCACAGCTCGCCCAGCAGCGCGAAGGTCCACAGCGCCACCTGCGCCGGCGGCGCGGCCAGGGCGAGCAGGGCTCCGGCCAGGCCCGCCGGCAGCAGCGCCAGCAGGGCGCAGCCGGCCAGGCGGCCCAGCAGCCAGGCGGCGCGCGGCCAGGGCAGCGCCATCGCCAGCTCCACCTGCCGGTCGCCGTATTCGCGCACGATGGCGGTCACGGCGAAGATGCCGACCACCCCGGCGGCGGCCAGGCGCAGCAGCGCGGCCAGCAGCGCAATGCCGGTGGCGCGGCCCTCGGCCGGCACCACTTCCTGCAGGAAGCCGGCCAGCGCGACGGCGCCCAGCGCCAGCGCCGCGAGCAGCCACAGCAGGCGGCCGCGCAGCGCTTCCTTCAGCGTGGCAGCGGCGATCGCCCGGATCGCCGCATTCATCGGCACATCCTCATGGCAGGCGGCCGGCGGCCACCATGCGGTTGAACAGGATGTTCGGCGACACCCACACGACCAGGTCGTCGTAGGCGCCGCCCGGCAGGGCGGCGTTGTCGCTGGCGCCGCGTGCGATGTAGGCGGTACCCGCGGGATTCATATTGGCTTTTTCATCCACGTTGCCGGTGCCCGCGTCCGCCGCCCGCACGCCCAGGTCGGAGTAGCCGCCATAGCCGTTCTTGCCGGCCGACAGGATCACGGCCGGGATGTCGTTCGGCGCGGTGGCGGCCACCAGGTTGCCCGCCGCGTCGCGCGTGGCGACCGTGATGTCGCGCGCGGTCGCCAGGCGGAACCGCAAGGCGCTATCGGCGAAGTCCGGCGTCACGCTGTACATGAACACATGGCCCCAGCTGTCGAGCTTGGGCATGCCGAGCGTGGCCCAGGGCAGCATGCCGGCGCGGCGCTCGCCGGCGCAGCGGTCGCCGTCGCGCGCCTCGAGGCCGTTGGTGGCGGAAATGGCGGGGCAGGGCAGGTAGCCGTTGCGCACGGCGAATCCCAGCAGCGCCTCGCGCGCCTCCTCGAGGGCGCGCTGCGTATCGGCGGCACGGCGCTGTTCCAGCTGGGTGGACAGCGGCGTGATCAGGCCGCCGATCAGGAAGCCGACGACGACGAGCACGATCGCGATCTCGACCAGGGTGAAGCCATGTGGGGAACGTGTGCGCTGTCGCATCGGGGTGGTCATGGCAGCGCCCGGGCGGCCGCCATCCTTTCATACAGGGGGGTGAGGGGAATCCCGATCAGCAGGTCGTCGAACGGACCGCCCGGCGTCCCCGGATCGGCGCTGGCGGGGCGGCGCACGAATTCGGCGACGCCGATGTCGTTGGCGATTTCATCGACGTTGTTGCGCGCGGCATTGGCCTGGGGCAGCCCGGCCGTGCTGGTGCCCAGGTTGGCGCGGCCTTGTGAGTACACGACGGCGGGCAGGCACTGGGCATAGATCAGGCACTGGTCCTGGCCTGCCTCGTAGCGCAAGTTGCCGGCGCCGTCGCGCGTGAGGATGCGCTTGGTGGCCACGGCCGACAGCCGGAGCACCGGCGTCACCGTGTAAGCCGGCGTCACGCTGTAGCGCAGCCGCTTGCCCCAGCTGTCGGCCCCCTCGACGCCCAGGGTGACCCACGGCAGGAAGCCGCTGCAGTCGGCCTCGCCGGCGCAGCGCTCGGGGCGTTCGCGGCCATCCGTCGCGGAGATGGCCGGGCGCGGCAGCCGGCCGTGCGTGCTCGCGAAGCCCACCAGCGCATCGCTGGCCTGCGCGAGGATGGCTTGCGTGCGGCGCTCGCGCTGGCGTTCCACGTCGCTGCGTCCGAAGGCGCCGATGAGCACTGCCGCGAAGCCGAGGCTGCCGATCGCCAGCAGCACGAGAAGGGCGCTGCCGCGCTGCCGCCGGGGGTCAGCGTGCGTCCTGGATCGTGCCATTGGTCGGGTCGTAGCGTTGGCCGGGCTTGACGAGGATGCGGCCGGCCGGCGTGTCGAGCGGAATCGCGCTGCCGGGTGGCAGCCTGGCCAATGTCGTTTCGCGCGGCTCGCCGTCGATCCAGATGGTGGCGCGGCCGTCGCTGCGGCGTACCATGCCGGTGAAGCGCGTGGCCGCGGGCGGGGGCGCGGGAAGCACCGGCGTGACGGACGTGGCCTCCGGCTGCTGCGGCATCGCCGCGGCGGCCGGCGCGCTGGTGCGGTGGCGTTCATAGTTCACCCGCTCGTCCGGCGTCGTGAACAGGCGGCCGAGGCCCGGCTCCATGTATTGCGCCGCAGCCGGCG contains:
- a CDS encoding LysR family transcriptional regulator; the protein is MTTDFDWNDIPLILALARSGSMSAAGRELGVDGSTISRRIAAAEKALNLRLFSRDTMRWNLTEAGQVFVRYGEGVYGSVQSMLLASTREADSLAGPVRLSAIDFLFDHWLVRHLPAFAERHPEVEVQLMADNQNISFTRREADFALRLAQPVDDAAVLMRRLGEIGWAVYGAPRFAGLPREEWGAQPWIAHEEAKANLPEMRWLARLEPSPRIALRVNSLSTMVHACRAGAGLALLPCILGEDEGLVRLSARAEVFRELWLLSHRDAGAIGRFKVVAAWLAQVYEESRQRLCT
- a CDS encoding NAD-dependent epimerase/dehydratase family protein yields the protein MNILVTGSSGHLGEALVRVLRDIGHHAVGIDVLASPFTDVVASNTDGGALREAMRGIDATHLRPPCLVYDGTTVLLRQ
- a CDS encoding acyl-CoA dehydrogenase family protein; protein product: MDLNYSAEDEAFRAQVREFLAANLPPDLRHKVRHHLRLGKEDYVRWHKIAAAQGWAAPGWPVEYGGTGWNAVQRHIWDEECALAGAPQILPFGVNMVAPVIMAFGSAGQKAHYLPRILNCDDWWCQGYSEPGAGSDLASLTTTAVRDETGEHYIVNGQKTWTTLAQHADMIFCLVRTDPAARKQDGISFLLIDMKSPGITVRPITMLDEEHEVNEVFFDNVRVPVANLVGRENEGWTYAKFLLGHERTGIAGVGRSKRELGFLKALAAKQCVSDGTLLDDPLFAARVAQVEIELMALEVTVLRTIAREDKGPGPEASLLKIKGTEVQQLLTELMLDAAGPAALPFDADYLEGRHEHAAGGDAASDHAPLAAYYFNYRKTSIYGGSNEIQKNIIARMILGL
- a CDS encoding acyl-CoA dehydrogenase, whose amino-acid sequence is MDFELKEEQRQLADALRRWIERDYTFETRRKIVHSPSGTSTQAWNTMVELGLTALPVPEAQGGFGGSAVDMFVVMQELGRGLVVEPYFPTVLGARILQLAGGQEELLQRVAAGQAKLACAFGEAQSRHDLSDIATKMTGPADAPAVSGVKTGVEGGGQADCFIVSARGHGGQRDRDGIALLLVEEDTTGLVIRDGRTIDGRRTAGVTFDHAPATLLAGPGDAWPLLEAAADYGAALLCAESVGVMDALFAATLDYVKTRKQFGVPIGSFQALQHRMADMFIHLEQARSMAMLAAVKVDSADAEERRRVVSAAKARVGEAGRFVGQQAVQLHGGMGVTDELPAAHWFKRLTAIGVTLGDVDYHVRRFAGLEGFRVAG
- a CDS encoding prepilin-type N-terminal cleavage/methylation domain-containing protein, which codes for MQPISLHPARSHGFTLVEIAIVLVIIGLLLGGVLKGQSLIDNAKVKNVIQQATSLQAAVNAYQDKFRALPGDDAQAVAHVPGASGNGNGDGQIAEYQLAPQHLALGGFITGSFNGTTDFMTSAHGGAVYIYNDVVGGRGGNGIRFDNLPDSFAEQIDAKLDDGKPETGAVRATGPYTNNGTIVTRTAVFF
- a CDS encoding ABC transporter permease codes for the protein MNAAIRAIAAATLKEALRGRLLWLLAALALGAVALAGFLQEVVPAEGRATGIALLAALLRLAAAGVVGIFAVTAIVREYGDRQVELAMALPWPRAAWLLGRLAGCALLALLPAGLAGALLALAAPPAQVALWTFALLGELWIVAAFGVFCTLSLQHALPSLSATAGFYLLARSVTALQQAGHGAAQDAGQRVIAAGTDLLAFVLPRLDAFARTEWLLYGTGSARDAAFVAGQSAIYLALLGGAALFDLYRKEF
- a CDS encoding type II secretion system protein; the protein is MTTPMRQRTRSPHGFTLVEIAIVLVVVGFLIGGLITPLSTQLEQRRAADTQRALEEAREALLGFAVRNGYLPCPAISATNGLEARDGDRCAGERRAGMLPWATLGMPKLDSWGHVFMYSVTPDFADSALRFRLATARDITVATRDAAGNLVAATAPNDIPAVILSAGKNGYGGYSDLGVRAADAGTGNVDEKANMNPAGTAYIARGASDNAALPGGAYDDLVVWVSPNILFNRMVAAGRLP